CTGGATAACTCCATACCAACGCTACCTAGCTAATGGTTTACTCCCTGCAAAACCTACAAAGACAAAGGTGATTGAGAGGAATGCGGGAAGTATACCCTTATAGATGGAAAGTTGTTTTTGTCATGGTTATACCCACCCCATTCTCACTTTCGTAACTGGGGATTAGTGTGCCCgcatcatggcagagctccatgaaggcatttgtgggagtcaTGTGGGAGGAAGAGCTCTCTCGTTAAAGGCCATCCAAGTTGGGTATTATTGGTCGACCATGAAGGAGGATTGCATGAGACATGCACAACAATGCGAGAGTCAACTGGCGAGAAAGTCAACAGAGTCAACTGGCGAGAAAGTCAACTAGCGAAACCCGAATTTTGAAAACCTGCATGCCCTTATGACCACCCAAAACAGTACAACACAACTCATTTCTTACCTCAAACCACCAACAACATCTTCTCAACACACTTCCACTTCCATTGTACCTCCGTTGAGCTCAACGTTTGCTGCAGAAACCTCCACGATCCCACCTACAACCCACACACTGTCATAAAAGTTAGGTTTTCAAATAAATCAATAAGGGCAATTTCACCATTTCAAACAATGATGGGGTGCTGGTAGAAAGGTAATGGGATGCAAGAAGAAACAcccttataatattttttaaagaaggTACAACTATTCAACTAATAGTTCATGAGTTTATTATGACTTTAATTACTTTAAGTTTTGTATGGATAGTTCAATTCAATTCATAGTGTAAATTTCTAGCTCAATTAAACTTTATTAACTTATGGAGTCAAGCAATATAGCAACTTAGAATATAGTTTTTAATGCatgaatttttttgtttatttatttgcaATGAGAGTTTCAATTTTAGCACATTAAAAACATTGTTGTACCATGTTCTTCATTTACTTTTTTACcacattaaaaacatttttgtaGAGGGAGTCACGAAAAATAAATTGGTgggtttgttttttttttttttggaaatcaaaATGTCTTGTATGCTGAGGTCATGAGGCCATTCTTGTCATTGAACATGCTTTAAGGGCTGAGTTCAAAAGTTTTGGTTGGATAATAATTCTACTTTGCTTTGTCAAGCTCTTTATTCTATTGATGTGATTCCTTAGTGATAGGCATATTCTTCATCCGAATGGGTTTTCCTTGAACTTTGGTGAGAGATGGCAGAAGCTTAATGAATGTAATGAGTCAATGAAAGCTCCATTGGAGCCATGTATTTTGATAATGTAGCCTTCATTCTGAATTGGTTTCTTTGAATTTTGAGGTGGTTTGCGGAAGCTCAATGTAGAGGACAAGAATGGCTCCAATGGAGCTATggtttccttgaaggtgcatgagaggtagggagagtgattggttgggccatatcactttGTCCTTCTTTCatttaccattttttttctactttgaAGTTtgatatacttattttttttttcactttttcttaACACATCAAActtctcaaatccagaatttcaaaATTTTTCACCAACAcaaataattttgataaatgTTTTCAGCCAGCACAAAAACTGTGAAACATGGAAAACCTATactggaattaaaaacaacattggAAACTTCAAAAATATAATGGAATTGAATGAACAATGAACTTGTATGGAAATAAcaacaagtatgaactcaaatatGGAACaattaaaaggcaccaaagcttcaaattcaaaaaataacttgtactcaaattaaaatcaagcaaccaaaattaacaacaaaaatactacatagaattgatgacaattttgGATGAACATGACATTAACAATACTTgaatggattcaaaaattaaaacaactcaaataaaatgtgaattcagcgattaaaacagcaagaacaactcaattaaaataaaaacatcacaACTTACTCAATGGAAACCTAAAAACAAATTGAAATCAGAATGTTCAAAACAATTGAACACAAATGCACCGAATAAAATTTCACAAACAACAACATGaactaaatttgaaattaaaaacagaaagacCATTAATAAAATGATGAACAACACGgaattgaagaacaacacaaaattaaaataagtaaagaCACTTATCtattgaagaaccaaagctctgataccaaatgatggtgTAGCCTGTTAAGAATAAGTGAAGATTCTACTCAACTTTCATGAAGATGTGTCTGATGAAGACAACATGTTTGAAGGGGTTTAAAGAATGTAATTCATGGTCTTAGCTAGGTTATAATTGTTTAAGTTTCCTTTTGCACCTAGGTCAAACCTCATATCTCATAGCCATGATGATGAACTTAAGCACAAGAGTCTcttaaaaagtgttttaaaaaatctactctaagtttttcaaaaactgtTTTACTGTACAagaatttaatttgttgtttgaCAAAAACAATTGATTCTTTGGTACTGCATCAAAACTATTtggttttttcaaaattatgttttgaCTCCAAAATTATGTTTCCTTCACACTTTCAGTTTTCAACTAACCAAAAAGTGGTTATGTTACCACAAGagtattttcaaaaaacatgTTCTTTAAACTTCAATATGTTGTTTTAATAACAATTTGTAGTTGTTTTTGAGAAATCTGTTTTGATCTGAAACCTATAAAAATGGAGCTTGATCTCAGGTCAAAACATCCCTTCCAATTACAATTTGCATAAAATTTTCTAGTACTTTCATTGAGTTTTTGAAGTGAGCTTAGTTTTTGAAgatttttcttaaaaagttttaagtgcTTTTGTGATGGTTCATTTGGCTTGGGATTCAAGGTTCTGCTAAGTGCTACAGTTGTGAGGGTCCCATTTCGAACTCCTTAGTCTTCAAATAAGGTGTTTACTTTCCTAATTATTTTCTCTCGTAAaagtgtgtgtgtgtatgtaCTTCTTGATAGAGTTTCTAGAAGTAAGTATGTTGTTAGAATAATGTGTTTCAGCTTGTGATCTTGGTGCTTGGATGGTTCAAGAAGTAAGTGGTTTGTAAAGATTGTTTTGTTTAAGTGGAATCCATCTTGGTATAAGGtgagattggatgtagctcttgttgagtgaaccagtataaaattgtGTGTCATTATCCTTTCTTGATCACTgctttaaaactaaaatttgaaaatttgtgataaaataaatttgtttttttcaaattaaatctGTTATTTTAACTGCTACTGGGTTAAATCATATTCTGTCCTTCAAGATTCTGATAAGACTTAATCTTTCTTAAAATTCAAGGCATCTTTAATCCTTGAATGGGTATTACGTGATTTAAGTTTCAGACAAGCAATCATTTTCAATACTTCatcatattaaaactgaattcaAAAAAGGCTTTTGAAAGTGCTTGCTGGatttaatttgttttccctAAAATCCCCTTAACATAATTGTTTCAAGTGAAACCTCTTTGAACTGAGTGGATTAAAGGTACTGTTTTggaaatcaaaatttaaatctTGTATCTCTTGATTTTAATCTTCAAAGTGTTACTTTGTTAAATCATTGTGTTTAATGTCTAACATTGTCTTCAATAGTGTCTTTGGATAAAAGACTTGAATTGATTAGTCagaaataaaatttgttgatCTTAAAACGAATTTGTTATATTTCTGAAACTGCTTCCTAAAATAAGAAatcaatatgtttttctttaattcaaTCTGTTATTTTTCTGTCAGAATTGCTTAAATAACATTTTAGCGAAAATTTTCTTAAGTACAATTCATCCCTTCTTGGACTTAGACTCTcgtaattttgaatttttgaggtGGTTTGCGGAAGCTCAATGAAAGTAGCGAACAAGGATGGCTCCAATGGAGCTATggtttccttgaaggtgcatgagaggtaggagagtgattggttgggccatatcacttggagaggtgaagaagaagatcaagGTGTTTATCTTAGAGAGGTCTAGACAATGGAGTGAGAAAGAATGCAAACTTGGCAAAAAACCACTCATATATTTGATCTTAGAAAAATGAGAGTCAAGCACCCCAATATATAGGAAAGAGGGCTGAACATTTTGGagtcaaaatttgaaaattcaaaataaaactctccagTGAGAATGTGTCATGTGGAGTCAGGTGGAGTCATGTTTTCCATGCTTAttagctcacaccttccatgttaAATCCTTTCCACTCCTAGGTTGTCATGTGGATGTCCATGTACTCCATACCAAGGTAATTTTCGTCCTCTAACATACCCAAGAAgttttagggttacattgggctcaaagaagcccaattgttaccctaactagtcacttttaaccctaaTTAGACCTATTTTACTATTATCCCAAAacaagcccaaaaacctatgctacttggcccaaatatttggtccaattattttatgctactaggctcaatacatggcccatgaaatcaTGAATTTGATCTATTAAATCATGAATCAagcatctccttttataggtgaaggaggtCAGCCAAGGGTTACAAAAAGTGGTgggaaaactaaaaaaaaaatggtttgaaTTAGGCGTCTAAACAAGTCACAAGGCAAACATGTTCAAGTGTGTATCATGTGACCTAATTAGGTCTAATGATCGGTCTAGAGTTTAATGTGGACTACAATTAAACCCAATTATACCCTATGTAGGTTTTAGAAACCCAACCCTAATTTacttaaagaaaaaatacaagtaaaaaTCATACTCTACTTTTAgcaaaaaaaacttaaatccTAATCTAGAACTTATACTAGGTAATGACacttttgaatatatataaGAAAGTGTCTTTGCCATCAGTAGCAAAGTCCTGATCTTCttgccataactctagtggttgatCCTGAGCTGAGGCCTCTCCCATGACTTAGACTTTTTAAGGGAGGTGGAGAAGGTCCATACAACTATGTGTTGACATGAACTTCACAGATTCTCATAGTTGTAGGAAAGACAATAATTGTGAGAATAAATTGACTAATCTTAGcgttaataataaattatacttaGTTATGTACTTTTTTGTGCCTCTTTGTCTTAGTTtagatttttttcataatagatacaattttttttttctgtgttaggttgtattcttttttttcttacataaattttgatttgatttttccATATTTTGAATTCCTGTCTTTTTCTATGTTAGGTTTAATATGAAGATaaataattaatgaattttGAAGTGTTAGTTTAATTGGAATGTGAAAATTAACATAATGATTATTAACAtgaactttaataaaaaaaattattactttcaTCTTTAAACTTTATATCTTAATAATCTTTCATTTTACTCGTTGGAGATATAACTTAATCCTATTTCTATTCATATCTATTGCATCTCCTTCAAAATATTCACCATCTCTGTCACAGACGAAGATACCATTGATATAGTTTCACCTCCACTCTTCTATTGCAATGGATGCTTCAAGACACATTGAGATTGAAGGTTGAAACAGCAACACATCATACAGTTGCATTCCTTAGGGACTTTTCTATTCTTATTACATTTCTTAATCTCAATAGTGAATATGGTAAAGTATTATTGTCTAACTTCAAACGTTTTTTCTAAATTTAGGTAGTTATTCTTTTATATACTTTGAGTTATTATCTTTTACAATAAATTTCtaggttattattattattattgattgttcaataaatgaaaatagttgtttttcttattttcctttGATACGTTATGTCGATCTTTGATTTGCTAACTTTTTAAACAAtttccttttatttataatattataataattttcaacATCGCATAAACTTGTTATGAAGACAACAAATGAGGAAGGAAAAAATTTAATAAggaaataattgttaattatttttaatttttattttgaaagtaaaaaatatcaataaatccatcaaatatattttttcaattgataAAGGGGTGGAATGAATGGAGTGCTGAAATGTGAAGGTTGAAAGTTTTTGTACTATACATTTGTGTAATAATAACTTAAAATTGTCAATACGTCTCTCAAATgacttttcatttttattttttaattgttaaagAAAGTGGAAGAATTGGAGTGTTGTAATAATAGTATATACAaattaaactttataaaattgaaacaaCAGTAAGActtgtaaaaaattattatataagagGACAATAGGGAAAAGTTAATTAATCGttataatttgtattaattatttttttaatccaaaccttactatttatttgttatctctgtaattgttttaaaaaaagttgtatacaaatttaatttattttttcatatctctatttcacaaatactttgttttatttaattgacTGTTTACTATTTtatctacttaaataaaaaaattgcttattagtttaaaaaatgaCTTGGTATCAAATGTTATATTTCGTTGTTTTTTTCCCTATAATAACTAGGTCCCACTAAAATGCAATTTGATTCACGTAAATTTTCAAATTAgaataacaattaaaatatgCATCGACATAAAAAAGGTAAAGATGAATAATACTTAagatttcttcttttaaacGCGTGAAATTCCTTAAATTCTTGACAatttataaaattcttttaaatgTTATCAATGAAGATATTTCAAATTGTTTAGAATTTAAACTAATaacattttcataataaaagttttttaaaaaaaatgctttctgccaaaatctttcaaaattttgaacacatttttcttaaaattaataaCGGATTTCTTTCTGGTTGTTTCACTTCAACTCTTGTTTGTGAATTTCTTCTACTGTCTTCAAACTACactaattttgatattttaaaatatattaaaaaaattaatatatcaaaatcaatatattttgaaagcataataaaaaaaaatacaaaaaatccAACAGAGAATCTGAAATATCACGATGTATGAATGTTGTTTAATCACTATATTGTGGTGGATGAGGCTACCAATTCCAGCATTCTAACCACAATCTTGAGACTAAACAAAATAAAGGAAGCAAACATGAGAAGAGGATAGAACTTTTGTGTGCATGATTCTGCCTAATGATAAGAGTGAAAGATAACATAAGTATCAAGGTTGTTGTTGGAGGGGGGTAGTAATTAGCATTTTCAACTCAACAAGTTAACACATGCTGCAGCTATTGAGTTGagtacaagaagaaagaaacaAGTTCAGGGAAACAAATTTGATATCCTTGTAATACAATCAATCACTCATCCTCCTCGCATATGTGCACCTAGCTCACCAAACTGATCATCAGCCTCCACTGTATCTTCAGATAGCCGCACAGCATCCAGCTTCTGCTTCAGAATTTCTATGGCATTTAGTACTAATTGAGAAGATTTAATTGCTCCAGTAGATTCAACTGTGAATATGAAGCTATCCTGCCTTGCAATGATTTCCACTAGCCCAGGCTTTCCCATGGCTTCTGCTTTCTTAATCACCTCATCATCATATGAGTATGCCTCGGAATCAACCACCATTACCTAATAAAAGCCAAAAACATCACATTTCATTTTCAAAGACAGAAAACCCGGTAATACAAATTATATCAGAGGATTCATTACAACAAAACAAATTGAACCTAAAAAAAGGATATTAACTATTAAGTTTAAGTACCGCATATCAACATttcaaaatagagaaaaatatGTATAGCAGAGAGGCTGACAGAATTAGCCAGATATACACTTAGGAACTCTTAATGTGCCTTCCTTTGACAACAATACCTTCAGTATATAATTCTCCGGAATACCATACATCCACCCATCATGAGCTGGACAGCAAATCTTGATACTAAATTCTCGTTTGCTGTAAATAGTTTTGCAGCTCAAGGTTCTCTATGAAATTGATAGCTTAAAACTGGATAGGCACAAGTCCTTCACATTCATTCTAgcattgttttgtttttctttttcttgtcaCTTGAGTTTATAGTTTATCAATCTCAGATGGTGACCAAACCATAAAACACTAGCACTGTAGCAGAAAGCAGGATGATGAGGAAAAATTGAAAAGTAACGCACTTACTCAATATTCATCATCATATATACATGATTAGCAATAAAAAGTCACACCTGTAACccaaaaaatagtaaaaaatgcTTTAAATCACAGATTGTGGCATGTAGCAACTGGCTCTAAAAACGCTAGCAAGATGGCTTTAAATTCTTTTTGaagtttatttatataatgtaccACATAAATTCtcaaaaatgaaaacaataacTCAAAATTAATAACATCCATAACTGACAGTCATAGGTGCCTTAAACTAAACATATATGTAATACGACAAAAGCCAAATACAAGTTTTCTAAATAGGAACTATCAATCATCTTCTAAATCCAAGACGTCTTTATGATTTTCACTATTATTACATCTATAGATTTATATTTGGAAATTAATATCCAAAAATTAAGCCCTCTAAGGAAATGCTAATCTCGGTTTAAGGGATTCTTGTAATCAACACATAGCACCTACTACCCTAAACTGTTCTGCGACAGAAGCTCTTGTAGCAAGCAGAGTTTGCTCCGCATTGCTATAGAGCACAATTTAAAACTCTGGTAGAAATAACAATAAAAGTCAAGGAAACACCAATCTTTTGTCTTGGTACTTGAGATAACGGCATGGTTGTCCACTACCAAGCAGGAGAGAATAGATAACGGAACAGAGGATATTAAATGTATTAGGCATTCAGAAGAACAGAGAAAGGAGTCAAAGGTGGTGTCCTGGAAGACCACCACAGATGGGTGGATCCAGTCACAGAACAGTGAGGATGTTGGTCACAAAGTGGATCTAAAGAGATGACAAGCATGGGAACACAAGGGTTAGTTTTTTTAACATTCTGATAAAGTAGTGGGAAGGTTAACTTTGGTCTGTAAAAGAACTGCGGAGGCATGCAAATTCAATATATCTCCATAACAACAAAAAGTCCAGTTTCATAAAAATCAAGGAAAAACCACTCTTTTGTGTTGGTCCTTACCCAACCCCCAACCTATCAAAACAACAGTTTCTTAAGGGTAATAAAGGCACATCACTGCCACGGTCACTTCTTAGGCCTTGACTGTGGCTACAAGAGCCAAAGGCAAAACGCACAGCAAATCAATTCTCTGCAGCAGTAGGACAAGGTAATAACTCTACCCGCACTATTTCCTTACTTGCAATGTCTTTTCTACAAGAAGTTGATAACACCTTCCAAAATGATACTGAATGAACTTATTTACTTTTCCCCGTTTTTCAGGGCCGACAGAAGAATTTGCTTTCACATAACCTGAGACTGGAGCTTGGAAGTGATGGAGGCTACAGTACCTTGAAATTAGAAGAAGGCTATCTAATACTTTTGGATAGAATTTAGGGGTTATAAGAGTTGTAAGTTCATGTACATTTGGATGAACAGGAAGTTCTACAAAACATTAGTTCTCTAATACTTATCTCTGgaaaacataatattattttccaGGTGGCATCTAGCGTAACCTTAATATAAAGAACATTGAGTCTTAATTACTGAACGTTCCTTCTGCATGCGATTCTGTAAGCCTATCCATATAAGCTGAAATATAAACTTGCGAATTGTTTACTTTATACACACAAGCAGCATTATGCATCCAAAGCATCAAATTACTAGTGTCTATCGTTGAACAAACATACAAAGAAAACAAACGAGGTACCTCTAATTGCACTTTATTCTCCACTTTAGCCCAAATGGTTGAAGTGACAGCATACAATGTTCAGGTCAAGGGATTTGCATAAACTTGCAAATTTGATTACAAATAATTGGCATGCATATGTTCAGATAAATTCCAAAAGTAATAGTGATCAAGCACCAAAAACATAAGACATGCTATGTAATTGTGTTATTCTGTACAGAATATGGATCAGAAAACAATGGTAGAAAGAGCATAACCAAATTCATAAGAGAACAGATGAGAAGAACCCAAACCTGTTGTGTTACTGGATCAATTTCAAACACACGTGTAGGACTGCTATCAACCCATTCTCTTTTCTCCTCAAGAGTCAGTGTCTCCATCAAGTCCTCATTTAAATGAATCTCTGGTTCATACATGAAAGTGACAGTTGCAGCGGGTGACCACTTGGCATGATCTTTGCCAATTCCCTTCCTAGCTATCGCTCTCAGCCTCAGCTCTTGTCCTCGCCTCAACTTCACAATGATAACCCCCCTGAATACACGCAATTCAAAACGAAGAATACCCAtatgaaaaacaaattaaataccCAGTTGAAAACGAAGAATagcaattttattaaaaaaaaaaaatacacgaGAACAAAGAAAATTCAAACGGAAAAACCAAATACCCATCTGAAAACGAAGAATACCCATTTGAAAACCCCAAATACCCAGTTGAAAACGAAGAACATCCATTTGAAAAAACCGAATACCAGTTGAAATCAACAAAGACCCATTTAAAAATCAAGGgtttaaaacaacaaaaatatatagaagAAAAGCACGCACCTACTCTCGGAAGAATCAGTAGAAGCAGGGTCAGAGAAATCGACGGGAACGACGGAAGGGTCGGAACTATAAAGATCTTTACTGGAGACATCGAGGGTTTGATCAGTCATACACTTAACCCTAAGGTGAAACTCCACAGAGCAGAACTCACACTGGCCGTCGCCGTCGCACGCGTCGCAGTCACGTGAGAAGCGCATGGACATGGCTCGCTCACTCGTGAGTGGAATGAGTCCGAGTCTGTGAGCTATGAACTCATCGTTCAGCACCGAAGAATTCACCTCTATCTCAACCAGGTCGATAGCGATCGTCGGCACCTCCGCAATCATCACGCGCCGCAGCGCGTTCGCGATACTCGCGTCCGTGTCCCGGAGCTCGAACTTGGCGTAATCATCCTTCAGCTCGCGGATTTTCACCCTCGGCATGCGCGCATACGATGCACCCTCCATCGCCTCTCTCTGTCTACTCTTCCTCTCTCAGACAGTGctgaaaaatgtaaaaaccCTTTTCAAAACCCAAACATTTATAATTTGTGTTCTTATACGAGGGATAACACCTCTTTGAATAATGGATAACTACTTTTActttttctaaattatattaTCAGAATTAAGACGAAGAATATgagcaatattttttttactactttaaaaaacataaaaagattaattttttaatagtttaaattaaataatttttcttttgtgcAATTTAGCTTTTGgaatgatttattttaaatataaagcaAACTATGTTAAAACAGATCAAAAATTCATAAAGTTGAATtctgtatttaattttttttacagtttTTGTAAATAAGCGTCTACTGATTGcgatagatttttttttattttttttttagtaataacatcctttaataatattttgtcaAACAGATTATTTAGAGAGTATGTTATCCAAAAATTATCTGAAAGTTAGTTTAATAAAATCTTTCTATCCAAAGTTTTAGgaagattaataatatgaaatttaaagaaataagggataaaaaatatatttacagtatgtttttatataaatttctcTAATAACAAATATTATGTCCAATTAAGCATATTAATATTGTGAATGTATAAATGAGAAGTGTATAATTTCTACAATTATAAAAACAAGTATTTATTAAAGCTAGGcatatactataaaatgctTAAGATTTATGTCTTTCATACAAAGTACTCTTATAGTCTATTCAAgcaaaaacatatttgagtaaaTATATTTGATTGTGTCTTCGAGAAAATGTTTATCACATGATATACACAACACATGCGTCTATTAAACAAAACACATTTTAAACAGTATTTGCATATGACTAGCCACACAACTCGCGTCTGTTGGGCTAGACTTGATCCATTATGTTTTACATGATTTAATATACgtaaaattgtgttttacaCTTTGTTTGCTTAAACACACAAAGGGCGTCTTGACGAcagtttgcactccgacgctcaagtcagtattgtGGCAAAGAAACAGTAAGTGAATAAAGTAGTTTTAGTCTCAAAAGCGGTGTACCTAggtagggttcttaccaccctttatataggttgtaactAGGGTTACTTATGTTCTGTTACCCATATATAGGGTTCCTGGAAgaatgtccttgcgccgctagCACACAATCTTAACGTAATACGGTGCATAAGTCTTCcctttactggagtgcaacgactaacataATGGTcgccaaggtaccaactcatgcaccaatgCTGCCAGGCCATTTgttctatgggtgccctaagtatccacgtgtcatgcatgcagtcttcccttggaaaccctaaccctaacgggtcttagcgcctccaagggtTGTTCACT
The sequence above is a segment of the Phaseolus vulgaris cultivar G19833 chromosome 2, P. vulgaris v2.0, whole genome shotgun sequence genome. Coding sequences within it:
- the LOC137810874 gene encoding DNA-directed RNA polymerases II, IV and V subunit 3-like, which produces MEGASYARMPRVKIRELKDDYAKFELRDTDASIANALRRVMIAEVPTIAIDLVEIEVNSSVLNDEFIAHRLGLIPLTSERAMSMRFSRDCDACDGDGQCEFCSVEFHLRVKCMTDQTLDVSSKDLYSSDPSVVPVDFSDPASTDSSESRGVIIVKLRRGQELRLRAIARKGIGKDHAKWSPAATVTFMYEPEIHLNEDLMETLTLEEKREWVDSSPTRVFEIDPVTQQVMVVDSEAYSYDDEVIKKAEAMGKPGLVEIIARQDSFIFTVESTGAIKSSQLVLNAIEILKQKLDAVRLSEDTVEADDQFGELGAHMRGG